One Pseudoalteromonas sp. NC201 DNA segment encodes these proteins:
- a CDS encoding putative bifunctional diguanylate cyclase/phosphodiesterase, translating to MNLTFSHFYNLTSTNQRYQFALKQLFERFDADHCFVGKFIDNDKRVKTVMYLADGKEVDNIIYDLEGTPCFDAKASNEVCSVTSGLQQLYEEDEILRVLSIEGYLGVTLRALDHKPIGIMVCLFNKEKQVSFEEKLWFQELGHLISTELNHNLELTKQGILLKQLAKGEQIADLCTWTWQLKQNKHYFSPHLNHLLKTKAHSPSLSLLLDKLTIEDSERLRIALEKVRLGAVRNTDLQVSLAARTENHGLLRIIGQVESDEQHSDEFVFTATIQDISYISSLNKQLELTNVVFEHATEAIMITNNENKIIMVNRAFERLTGYTGYELLGQDPAVLSSGKQDKSFYEAMWASLSTVGHWKGEIHNRRKNGQIYPEELTLSVVKDEQGRVANYVGIFRDITEWKRNESQLTFYANHEPLTALLNRRSFMQRLEEQISGSRSNNTSCSLLFIGLDRFKEVNDVFGPEIGDKVLISVAKRLKNAVRQNDIIARYGGDEFALLLTHSDVESALKIAQKLSLKLSQPYVFNEITIEVTCSTGIAQLEAGSRITAANLLRNAAHALNSVKKTERGQVALHNAAIQNAYLNKIKLKDKLKQALKEGALTVYYQPIVNADTNHITKFEALVRWFDDEYGMVSPGTFIPIAEEFGLIHLVGQFVLERSCQDLAKIHQAGFTEVGISINRSVSEFKASINQVKLITSAIEKAKIPYEAITIEVTESLATNRYTWKTLNQLREHGIKVSLDDFCTGYSSLSNLIENQVDYLKIDKSFVDSLMSDYNKQVMIDCLIKLSDKLGIGVIAEGVEQFTQLEKLRELGCHHIQGFFYSPAKPIDACLELLTTDAFAEQTQSALEK from the coding sequence ATGAATTTAACGTTTAGCCATTTTTACAATTTAACATCCACTAATCAGCGATATCAATTTGCATTGAAACAGCTGTTTGAACGGTTTGATGCGGATCATTGTTTTGTGGGTAAGTTTATCGATAACGATAAGCGCGTAAAGACCGTTATGTACCTGGCGGATGGTAAAGAAGTCGATAATATTATTTATGACCTAGAAGGGACGCCGTGTTTTGATGCTAAAGCAAGTAACGAAGTGTGCAGTGTTACCAGTGGCTTGCAACAACTTTATGAAGAAGATGAAATTCTTCGTGTTCTTAGTATAGAGGGGTATTTAGGGGTAACGCTAAGGGCCTTAGATCACAAACCAATAGGAATAATGGTCTGTTTGTTTAATAAAGAAAAACAAGTCAGCTTTGAAGAAAAATTGTGGTTTCAAGAGTTAGGACACCTGATCTCAACGGAGCTTAACCACAATTTAGAATTGACTAAACAAGGTATTTTACTAAAGCAACTTGCAAAAGGTGAGCAAATAGCGGACCTATGCACATGGACATGGCAACTTAAACAAAATAAGCACTACTTTTCCCCCCACCTAAATCATCTACTTAAGACAAAAGCTCATTCTCCGTCGCTGTCATTATTGCTCGATAAACTCACGATAGAAGATAGTGAAAGGCTGCGGATTGCATTAGAAAAAGTGAGGTTAGGTGCCGTTCGCAATACTGATTTGCAAGTTTCATTGGCCGCTCGCACGGAAAATCATGGGTTATTAAGAATTATTGGGCAAGTAGAGTCTGATGAGCAGCATAGCGATGAGTTTGTATTCACTGCGACCATTCAAGATATTAGCTATATTTCATCGCTAAATAAACAGCTCGAACTCACTAATGTTGTGTTTGAGCATGCTACAGAAGCCATTATGATCACCAATAATGAAAATAAAATCATTATGGTGAATCGTGCTTTTGAGCGGCTAACGGGTTATACCGGCTACGAATTATTGGGCCAAGACCCCGCGGTGTTATCATCTGGTAAGCAAGATAAATCATTCTATGAAGCCATGTGGGCATCATTGAGCACGGTTGGCCATTGGAAAGGAGAGATCCACAACCGTCGCAAGAACGGTCAGATTTATCCTGAGGAATTAACACTGAGTGTGGTGAAGGATGAGCAAGGTCGAGTTGCTAACTACGTCGGCATTTTTAGAGATATTACCGAATGGAAGCGGAACGAGTCTCAACTTACCTTCTACGCCAACCATGAACCATTAACAGCATTATTAAATCGCCGCAGTTTTATGCAGCGATTGGAAGAACAAATATCGGGCTCTAGAAGTAACAATACCAGTTGTTCACTGCTTTTCATTGGCTTAGACAGGTTTAAAGAAGTGAACGATGTTTTTGGTCCGGAGATTGGCGATAAGGTACTTATTTCTGTAGCTAAACGATTAAAAAATGCAGTTCGCCAAAATGACATTATTGCAAGATATGGTGGTGATGAATTTGCGCTATTGCTCACTCATAGCGATGTAGAAAGCGCGCTTAAAATTGCTCAAAAGCTTTCACTGAAACTTTCTCAGCCCTATGTATTTAATGAAATTACTATAGAAGTCACTTGTTCTACAGGTATTGCACAGCTCGAGGCAGGCTCTCGGATCACCGCGGCTAACTTACTCAGAAACGCAGCGCATGCACTCAATAGCGTGAAAAAGACCGAGCGCGGACAGGTAGCCTTACACAATGCGGCAATTCAAAATGCCTATTTAAATAAAATAAAGCTTAAAGACAAGTTAAAGCAGGCACTGAAAGAAGGAGCGCTTACTGTTTATTATCAACCGATCGTTAATGCTGATACCAACCACATCACAAAGTTTGAAGCCCTAGTACGTTGGTTTGATGATGAATACGGAATGGTATCACCAGGTACTTTCATTCCTATTGCTGAAGAATTTGGTCTTATTCATTTAGTTGGACAGTTTGTACTTGAGCGTAGTTGCCAAGACTTAGCAAAGATCCACCAAGCTGGTTTTACAGAGGTTGGGATCTCTATTAACCGTTCTGTTAGTGAGTTTAAAGCCAGTATTAATCAGGTGAAGTTAATTACCAGCGCCATCGAAAAAGCAAAGATCCCGTATGAAGCAATTACCATTGAAGTTACCGAATCGCTTGCTACAAATCGCTATACTTGGAAAACGCTTAATCAACTGAGGGAACATGGGATCAAGGTTTCGCTTGATGATTTTTGTACTGGCTATTCATCATTAAGTAACTTGATAGAAAATCAGGTGGATTACCTAAAAATAGACAAAAGCTTTGTCGACAGCCTGATGTCTGATTACAACAAACAAGTAATGATTGACTGCCTCATTAAGCTCAGTGATAAGTTGGGAATTGGTGTGATAGCCGAAGGGGTAGAGCAGTTTACTCAACTCGAAAAATTACGAGAGCTCGGTTGTCATCACATTCAAGGATTCTTTTACAGTCCCGCAAAACCAATAGATGCCTGTCTTGAGCTACTCACAACAGACGCTTTTGCTGAACAAACACAAAGTGCGTTAGAAAAATAA
- the hemH gene encoding ferrochelatase, translated as MSRFSAITDNPHEGRFNSKTGILITNLGSPDAPTAKALRVYLAEFLSDPRIVEIPRLIWLMILHGIILRVRPKKSAHAYQSIWTDEGSPLITISRAQTDKIKKQLLSEGFENIEVELAMRYGNPSIESGLEKLREKGITRIIIVPLYPQYSSATTGSTFDQISKVLRGWRWVPELHFINGYHKHPLYIESLANSISEDLEANGEPDKLVFSYHGTPKLFLDGGDPYHCFCQQTTRLVVEKLNLDKEKVITTFQSRFGKAEWLQPYTDKTLESFPSQGIKNVAILSPAFSADCLETLEELEVENREVFESAGGEKYRYIPALNDRDDHIKAITALIKPLL; from the coding sequence GTGTCTCGCTTTTCAGCCATTACAGATAATCCCCATGAAGGCCGATTTAATTCCAAAACGGGCATTCTTATTACGAATTTAGGTAGCCCGGATGCACCGACGGCTAAGGCACTTAGAGTTTATCTTGCGGAGTTTCTCTCCGATCCCCGTATAGTCGAAATTCCAAGGCTAATTTGGTTAATGATTTTACATGGCATAATTTTACGTGTTCGCCCTAAAAAGTCAGCACATGCCTATCAATCAATTTGGACCGATGAGGGCTCCCCGTTGATAACCATTAGTCGAGCGCAAACTGATAAAATAAAGAAGCAGTTACTCAGTGAAGGTTTTGAAAACATCGAAGTTGAACTCGCCATGCGCTATGGCAACCCGTCAATTGAATCAGGGCTTGAGAAATTAAGAGAAAAAGGCATCACAAGAATTATCATCGTGCCACTATATCCTCAATATTCCAGTGCAACGACAGGCTCAACCTTTGATCAGATCTCAAAGGTGCTAAGAGGTTGGCGCTGGGTACCAGAGCTACATTTTATTAATGGCTATCACAAACATCCGCTCTATATCGAATCTTTAGCTAATTCCATTAGCGAAGATCTTGAGGCGAATGGGGAGCCGGATAAATTGGTATTTTCATATCATGGTACACCAAAGCTATTTTTAGATGGAGGCGACCCGTATCACTGTTTTTGTCAGCAAACGACTCGATTAGTCGTTGAAAAACTTAATCTTGATAAAGAAAAAGTAATAACTACCTTTCAAAGTCGTTTTGGTAAAGCAGAATGGTTACAACCTTATACGGACAAAACACTTGAGAGTTTTCCCAGTCAAGGTATTAAAAACGTCGCTATTTTAAGTCCGGCTTTTAGTGCAGACTGCTTAGAAACACTCGAAGAGTTAGAAGTTGAAAACCGAGAGGTATTTGAGTCTGCTGGCGGCGAAAAGTATCGCTATATTCCCGCACTAAACGACCGTGATGATCACATTAAAGCGATCACAGCGCTGATAAAACCACTGCTGTAA
- a CDS encoding methyl-accepting chemotaxis protein, with the protein MRTNHPVTQREKTFPRDVKLISVTDLKGNIIDCNQAFVDVSGFSRDELVGQPHNIVRHPDMPPVAFQTMWTQLKTGKPWMGIVKNRCKNGDHYWVDAYVTPITENGKIIGYESVRSCPDRATVERASQLYTNVNTNKGSSFGLPKLRVVWPVFNIISSLALWYFASESAGFFWLMANMLAYSAYATWRDKEQLRRLESELAHSFCDEISEQVYSTWDGTMASIQVRLKSERAHLDTILTRVEHAAQNVSKGAHTASKEARATYADLQKQQTETELVATAMNEMTTTINDVSNSVQLSAKDAQNSLDLTSQTEQIANKTKIAFGDLSNTIADIRNSVEGVSKQTDKIAAAAQIIEQIAEQTNLLALNAAIEAARAGEQGRGFAVVADEVRHLAQRTQESTKEIHAIIEELTSSTQASVDIAQQGQEESLHGIDQLNQSTDMLQQITQAVIQISDMSMQIATSVEQQAAVSDDINQQVVNIAQLANNSLDSADKVHQESKDLESTAKEMHELIVRFKRK; encoded by the coding sequence ATGAGAACCAACCACCCAGTAACCCAAAGAGAAAAAACCTTTCCTCGCGATGTAAAACTCATCTCCGTCACTGATCTGAAAGGAAATATTATTGACTGCAATCAAGCGTTTGTTGATGTTAGTGGATTTTCTCGTGATGAGTTAGTTGGTCAACCTCATAATATAGTACGACATCCAGATATGCCACCTGTGGCGTTTCAAACAATGTGGACGCAGCTTAAAACAGGCAAGCCATGGATGGGGATCGTAAAAAACCGCTGTAAAAATGGTGATCACTACTGGGTAGATGCCTATGTAACGCCAATAACAGAAAATGGCAAAATCATTGGCTATGAGTCGGTTAGAAGCTGCCCAGACAGGGCTACGGTTGAACGGGCAAGTCAACTTTATACAAACGTAAATACTAATAAAGGAAGCAGTTTCGGTCTTCCCAAATTACGCGTGGTTTGGCCAGTCTTTAACATCATCTCATCACTGGCACTTTGGTATTTTGCTTCTGAGTCTGCAGGATTTTTTTGGTTGATGGCAAATATGCTGGCATATTCAGCCTATGCAACTTGGCGCGATAAAGAACAGCTGAGAAGACTAGAATCTGAGTTGGCGCACAGTTTTTGCGATGAGATATCTGAGCAAGTTTATTCGACTTGGGATGGTACTATGGCATCAATCCAAGTCCGCTTAAAGAGCGAAAGGGCACACCTAGATACAATTCTTACGCGTGTTGAACATGCGGCGCAAAACGTATCTAAAGGAGCGCATACGGCGAGTAAAGAAGCGCGAGCCACCTATGCTGATTTACAAAAGCAGCAAACTGAGACTGAGCTTGTTGCCACAGCAATGAATGAAATGACAACAACCATCAACGATGTCTCTAACAGCGTGCAACTGAGTGCTAAAGATGCTCAGAACTCCCTTGATTTGACTTCTCAAACAGAGCAGATCGCTAATAAAACTAAAATTGCTTTTGGTGATTTAAGTAATACCATTGCTGACATCCGCAATTCTGTTGAAGGTGTCTCTAAACAAACTGATAAAATTGCAGCAGCCGCACAAATTATCGAACAAATCGCTGAGCAAACTAATTTGCTAGCACTAAATGCAGCAATTGAAGCTGCGCGAGCTGGTGAGCAAGGTAGGGGCTTTGCAGTAGTTGCTGATGAAGTTAGACATCTAGCACAGCGCACACAAGAGTCGACGAAAGAGATCCATGCAATTATTGAAGAACTAACCAGCAGCACACAAGCGTCAGTAGACATTGCTCAGCAAGGCCAAGAAGAATCGCTTCACGGTATTGATCAGCTGAATCAAAGCACCGATATGCTACAACAAATCACCCAAGCGGTTATCCAAATTAGTGATATGTCGATGCAAATTGCAACTTCGGTTGAGCAACAAGCGGCCGTGTCTGATGACATTAATCAGCAAGTCGTAAACATTGCACAGCTTGCAAACAACAGCCTAGATAGCGCGGACAAAGTGCATCAAGAGAGTAAAGACCTAGAATCGACTGCTAAAGAAATGCACGAGTTGATTGTTCGTTTTAAGCGTAAGTGA
- a CDS encoding tyrosine-type recombinase/integrase, with translation MILPLVDTLKQLRYQIAHLEDDTLGHEYPELEKFLARQGKSIPVHSELQFLFQFLYVYGRKSEATFNRFRNELERFYLWSWLVAEKSVFELKREDIEAYVDFVVEPDNAWTQTSVQWRYKQNQGIRQVNENWRPFVLKENGASQQTLAAMFTALNVFYKFAILEEKSFANFVPVVKKNSPYLVVQSQINLPDTLSDLQWEYVFGVTRDLSEQQPDLERNLFVLACLKGLYLRISELSDRPHWSPVMSHFWQDQDDFWYLRIMGKGNKLRDVTLSEDFISYLKRYRQYRGLSALPRVDEPYPIVHKLRGQGGMNVRQLRRIVQQSFDLAVAKLKEDGFTEESEQLEAATSHWLRHTGATHDAQHRPLKHLSEDLGHAKIATTDQIYIQTNIKERAKSGLKRKI, from the coding sequence ATGATTTTACCATTGGTCGACACCTTAAAGCAGCTTAGGTATCAAATCGCCCATCTTGAAGATGATACGCTTGGGCATGAATATCCAGAGCTGGAAAAATTCTTGGCTCGTCAAGGTAAATCAATACCGGTACATAGCGAACTACAGTTCCTATTTCAGTTTTTGTATGTTTACGGTCGTAAGTCTGAAGCAACTTTTAACCGCTTTCGTAATGAGCTTGAGCGCTTTTATTTATGGTCGTGGCTGGTTGCTGAGAAGTCAGTGTTTGAGCTAAAACGCGAAGACATCGAGGCATATGTGGATTTTGTGGTAGAGCCAGATAACGCATGGACACAAACTTCTGTGCAGTGGCGTTATAAGCAAAACCAAGGTATCCGTCAGGTTAACGAAAATTGGCGACCATTTGTTCTCAAAGAAAACGGCGCTAGCCAGCAAACGTTGGCAGCAATGTTTACCGCGCTCAATGTGTTTTACAAGTTTGCCATTTTAGAAGAAAAATCATTTGCTAACTTTGTTCCAGTGGTTAAGAAAAATAGCCCGTATTTAGTGGTTCAATCGCAAATCAACCTTCCTGATACGCTGAGTGATTTGCAATGGGAATATGTTTTTGGTGTAACACGTGATTTAAGTGAACAGCAGCCGGACCTAGAACGAAATCTTTTCGTATTAGCTTGCTTAAAAGGCTTGTATTTACGCATTTCAGAGCTATCTGACCGCCCTCATTGGTCACCAGTAATGAGCCACTTTTGGCAAGATCAAGATGACTTTTGGTACCTAAGAATTATGGGTAAAGGCAATAAGCTAAGGGATGTAACGCTTAGCGAAGACTTTATCAGTTATTTAAAGCGTTACCGGCAGTACCGGGGGTTAAGCGCCCTACCTCGCGTTGATGAGCCCTACCCAATTGTTCATAAACTAAGGGGCCAAGGCGGTATGAACGTTCGTCAATTACGCCGTATTGTTCAGCAAAGTTTTGACTTAGCAGTGGCTAAACTAAAGGAAGATGGCTTTACAGAAGAGTCAGAGCAACTCGAAGCCGCAACTTCACACTGGCTAAGACATACAGGTGCAACGCATGATGCGCAACACCGCCCGCTAAAACATCTATCTGAAGATTTAGGTCACGCTAAAATCGCAACAACAGATCAAATTTATATTCAAACCAATATTAAAGAGCGTGCCAAATCGGGGTTAAAACGCAAGATATAG
- a CDS encoding DUF642 domain-containing protein, producing MKLNFTTLALISVVGTASAADNLVVNGSFETSGNISGDWALFDNLQGWNREGARFEIQKQSLGIIVPQNGNQYLELDSTANYTIYQNIPTTAGKKYKVSFYYSPRVVNNNSTNRARAWFGDNTLVTMNATTRGWTKYEYTVEATGSSTQLRFQGLGTSDSYGALLDNVVVTEEEDVTPPEPPVTCKVGVYGINNFGEDSNSYVYKFDMVNGTYAYVDGVANTASNIAAHNGALYFMEQNDSASKASSLWKVSLDSAEQTLAASAVSWPLYRSAVTPDGTKLLASSKTYLYEFDMQTGAKTVLGKLSYAGDDFSHGDIAYSADTNVIYVLTGKALYTLDKGDMSLDLVGEHGVNWASGLAVSSDGTLYVSGRNSGEDAKIYTLDPNTAEATFVMDGPEHINDLTYVANYCE from the coding sequence ATGAAACTTAACTTTACAACCTTAGCGTTAATATCAGTTGTTGGTACAGCAAGTGCTGCCGACAATTTAGTCGTTAACGGCTCGTTTGAAACATCAGGCAATATTTCTGGTGATTGGGCGTTATTTGACAACCTCCAAGGTTGGAATAGAGAGGGTGCCAGATTCGAAATTCAAAAGCAAAGCCTTGGTATTATCGTGCCTCAAAACGGCAATCAATACCTAGAGCTTGACTCAACTGCAAATTATACAATCTACCAGAATATCCCAACAACTGCTGGAAAAAAGTATAAAGTGAGTTTTTATTACTCGCCTCGAGTGGTAAACAATAACTCAACTAATCGTGCACGTGCATGGTTTGGTGACAACACACTAGTGACGATGAATGCAACGACCCGAGGCTGGACAAAGTACGAGTATACGGTTGAAGCAACTGGTAGTTCGACACAATTACGCTTTCAGGGGTTAGGCACTTCTGACTCATATGGTGCGTTACTAGACAACGTAGTCGTAACAGAAGAGGAAGACGTTACACCTCCAGAGCCTCCAGTAACTTGTAAAGTAGGCGTGTATGGCATCAATAACTTTGGTGAAGACAGCAATAGCTATGTTTATAAATTCGACATGGTTAATGGTACCTATGCATACGTTGATGGCGTCGCTAATACAGCTTCAAACATTGCTGCGCACAATGGTGCACTTTACTTTATGGAACAAAACGACAGTGCATCTAAAGCTTCATCACTTTGGAAGGTTTCACTAGATAGTGCAGAGCAGACTTTAGCTGCTAGTGCAGTTTCATGGCCATTATACCGTTCAGCAGTAACGCCAGACGGTACTAAATTACTTGCAAGCAGCAAAACTTATCTTTATGAGTTTGACATGCAAACAGGCGCAAAAACAGTACTTGGAAAGCTAAGCTATGCAGGTGACGACTTCTCACACGGTGATATCGCTTATTCAGCAGATACTAACGTGATTTACGTACTAACAGGTAAAGCACTTTACACACTAGATAAAGGCGACATGTCTTTAGATCTCGTTGGCGAGCATGGTGTAAATTGGGCATCGGGTTTAGCAGTAAGCTCAGACGGCACGTTATACGTATCTGGCCGTAACTCAGGTGAAGACGCGAAGATCTACACACTAGATCCAAACACTGCAGAAGCAACCTTTGTAATGGATGGCCCTGAGCACATCAACGACTTAACGTACGTAGCCAACTACTGCGAATAA
- a CDS encoding substrate-binding domain-containing protein, whose translation MVFGLILFAILSQSTQAEITIAVVGKTKNDTFYEQSYKGCVDFAKQHPNVECIYDGADDYQDFRTQSLIINELLSKKVDGLLISTTDSNYLVSRSLKKAKQLKIPVITFDSDLLTEHKDYRLAYVGTDNFAFGVALGEAAKPYKKAALQSFCIQTGHHSTPNLDKRINGVRYALSTHTIDNLTKTENDLKQGWQEYERCPLYTMGKREDAISQLLTLLSYENPPIFIAVAGFAQFHSNYIERVLPYKEKIKNNNAVIISADTEEMQLKALEKGLSTINIGQNPFEMGRKGAELLYNTIALGQSPSKDNYYLDFHYCNQTNALRCTVNH comes from the coding sequence TTGGTATTTGGGCTAATATTGTTTGCGATACTGAGCCAAAGTACTCAAGCGGAAATAACCATCGCGGTTGTAGGCAAAACTAAAAATGACACCTTTTATGAACAATCGTATAAAGGGTGTGTAGACTTTGCGAAACAACATCCAAATGTAGAGTGTATCTACGATGGTGCAGACGACTATCAAGATTTTAGAACGCAAAGCCTAATCATTAATGAACTATTGAGTAAAAAGGTAGACGGGTTATTAATATCAACTACCGATTCAAACTATCTCGTGTCACGTTCACTCAAAAAGGCAAAGCAATTGAAGATACCAGTGATCACTTTTGACTCTGACCTTTTAACAGAGCATAAAGATTACCGTCTCGCCTATGTAGGAACCGATAACTTTGCATTTGGTGTTGCACTTGGAGAAGCCGCTAAACCTTATAAAAAGGCCGCGCTTCAATCGTTTTGTATTCAAACAGGTCATCACTCAACACCTAATTTGGATAAAAGGATCAATGGCGTTAGATATGCACTCTCTACACATACAATAGACAACCTTACAAAAACAGAGAATGATCTCAAGCAAGGGTGGCAAGAGTACGAACGATGCCCACTTTACACAATGGGTAAACGCGAAGATGCGATAAGCCAACTATTGACCTTGCTAAGTTATGAAAATCCCCCGATTTTTATTGCTGTCGCTGGCTTCGCTCAATTTCACTCTAATTATATTGAACGCGTATTACCATACAAAGAGAAGATCAAAAATAACAATGCTGTGATCATTTCCGCAGATACAGAAGAGATGCAACTTAAAGCTTTGGAAAAGGGACTTTCAACAATCAATATTGGCCAAAACCCCTTCGAAATGGGCCGAAAAGGAGCGGAATTACTTTACAATACGATAGCTCTTGGCCAGTCACCTTCCAAGGACAACTACTACTTAGACTTTCATTACTGCAACCAAACAAACGCTCTTAGATGTACCGTTAACCATTAG
- a CDS encoding LysR family transcriptional regulator, whose product MNKLRRMMIFKGVVESGSLTKAAEKLSLSKSVISQHLKKLEEEIGTPLLYRNTRSQSLTNVGKDFYAYCLEISHLSELAWEKARSKQSVLAGQLTVTTSYALMQTIVAPALCKLIKTHPKIRLNLINEDRHLNLVERGIDLAVRVGKSTDVEQSQQYIGSFRDVLYKAKDSEFNDTTAPYIANSWESKVTNYEFIHTTQNIVKQLSFKAHHKTNSVSDTIGLIESGLGIGLVPEIIAFNNHNLERVDPEFELEKVEVFCIHKGSTDVPATIRIAQSAIKSYMDAHQFVLKNAAMH is encoded by the coding sequence ATGAACAAACTAAGAAGAATGATGATATTTAAGGGGGTGGTAGAGTCAGGATCACTGACCAAAGCCGCGGAGAAGTTATCTTTGTCTAAATCAGTGATCAGCCAACATCTCAAGAAACTAGAAGAAGAGATAGGAACACCACTACTATATAGAAACACACGAAGCCAATCATTGACCAACGTTGGTAAAGACTTCTATGCGTACTGCCTTGAAATCAGCCATTTATCAGAGTTAGCTTGGGAGAAAGCAAGATCTAAGCAATCAGTACTGGCAGGGCAGTTAACAGTGACAACATCCTATGCTTTGATGCAAACCATCGTTGCACCTGCACTATGTAAGCTGATTAAAACGCACCCTAAAATCCGCCTGAATTTAATTAATGAAGATCGCCATCTCAATCTAGTGGAGCGGGGGATAGATCTTGCTGTTAGAGTGGGTAAAAGCACAGATGTGGAGCAATCACAACAATATATTGGTTCATTTAGAGACGTGCTATATAAAGCAAAGGACAGTGAATTTAACGACACAACCGCTCCTTACATTGCAAACTCTTGGGAAAGCAAAGTCACAAATTATGAATTTATACATACAACACAAAATATCGTTAAACAGCTTTCATTCAAAGCACATCACAAAACCAATTCCGTTAGCGATACAATAGGGCTCATTGAAAGCGGTTTGGGTATTGGATTAGTGCCAGAAATCATCGCATTTAATAATCATAACCTGGAGCGAGTAGATCCCGAATTCGAGCTGGAAAAAGTGGAGGTATTTTGCATTCATAAAGGTAGTACTGATGTACCCGCGACGATACGAATTGCGCAAAGTGCTATTAAAAGCTATATGGATGCTCATCAATTTGTATTGAAAAATGCTGCGATGCACTAG